One genomic window of Cricetulus griseus strain 17A/GY chromosome 3, alternate assembly CriGri-PICRH-1.0, whole genome shotgun sequence includes the following:
- the LOC100767217 gene encoding olfactory receptor 52A5, which translates to MPLTNGTCFKPSIFTLIGIPGLESVQHWIGIPFFISFVLVTTGNSLLITIIHREHSLHEPMYVFLAVLAAVDLGLTICITPKMLAIFWLQSKKIHFESCLIQMYFTHTFQCMESGILLAMAFDRYVAICDPLRHSAILTKKVLITIITLVTTRASAIIIMCPLLIKLRLTHFRTTVISHSYCEHMAVVKLATEDVRINKAYGLFVAFSVLGFDVIFIFLSYAFIFQAVFKLPQKEARFKAFNTCTAHIFVFLQFYILTFFTSFIHRFGFNVAPYVHILLSNLYLLVPPLLNPIVYGVKTKQIREGVIKMFASTR; encoded by the coding sequence ATGCCATTGACCAATGGCACCTGTTTCAAGCCATCCATCTTTACACTGATTGGAATTCCAGGCCTTGAATCAGTGCAGCACTGGATTGGGATcccattcttcatttcttttgttctggTCACAACTGGAAATAGCCTCCTCATCACCATCATTCACAGAGAGCATAGTCTCCATGAGCCCATGTATGTCTTTTTAGCTGTGCTAGCAGCTGTGGATCTGGGTCTCACCATATGCATCACCCCTAAAATGCTGGCTATTTTTTGGCTACAGTCAAAGAAGATTCATTTTGAATCCTGTTTAATCCAGATGTATTTTACTCACACTTTCCAGTGCATGGAGTCTGGCATTCTCCTGGCCATGGCTTTTGACCGATATGTGGCTATCTGTGATCCCCTGAGGCATTCTGCTATTCTCACTAAGAAAGTACTAATTACCATTATCACATTGGTAACCACAAGAGCATCAGCTATCATCATCATGTGTCCTCTTCTAATTAAGTTGAGGCTGACCCATTTCAGGACCACAGTCATTTCTCATTCCTACTGCGAGCATATGGCTGTGGTGAAGCTGGCTACAGAGGATGTCAGGATCAATAAAGCCTATGGACTTTTTGTGGCTTTTTCAGTCCTTGGATTTGATGTGATCTTCATTTTCTTGTCCTATGCATTTATCTTTCAGGCTGTCTTTAAATTGCCACAGAAAGAGGCCAGATTCAAAGCATTCAACACATGCACAGCTCACATCTTTGTCTTCCTCCAATTCTACATCCTCACGTTTTTTACTTCTTTCATACACAGATTCGGCTTTAATGTTGCTCCTTATGTTCACATTCTGTTGTCGAACCTCTATCTACTTGTACCACCCCTGCTTAATCCTATTGTCTATGGAGTGAAGACCAAGCAGATTCGAGAGGGAGTTATCAAAATGTTTGCTTCCACACGTTAA